In the Pseudomonas sp. DTU_2021_1001937_2_SI_NGA_ILE_001 genome, one interval contains:
- the dinG gene encoding ATP-dependent DNA helicase DinG: MISTELKSQIQGAYSRFLEAKSLKPRYGQRLMIAEVAKVLGDVETDEEGRRSGDPAVVAVEAGTGTGKTVAYTIASIPAAKAAGKRLVIATATVALQEQIVYKDLPDLMRNSGLNFSFALAKGRGRYMCLSKLDLLLQETNQTNATAQLFEEEGFKIEVDEVSQKLFNSMLQKLAGNKWDGDRDSWPQELDDPTWARLTTDHSQCTGRHCPNFQQCAFYKAREGMGKVDVIVTNHDMVLADLALGGGAVLPDPRDTIYVFDEGHHLPDKAIGHFAHYTRLRSTADWLEQTAKNLTKLLAQHPLPGDLGRLIEQVPELAREVKNQQQFMFAACEQLADFRAGEDMEGRERPRHRFVGGVIPEHIRDIGIELKKGFSRLNDLFTRLADLLKEGMDGEVNIGIASHQAEEWYPLFGSLLARAQGNWELWTAFTAEDPEDTPPMARWLTLADSGALFDIEVNASPILAADMLRRNLWNVAYGALVTSATLTALGKFDRYRMRSGLPRDAVTAVVPSPFHHADAGVLRVPDLKADPRNAAEHTAAIIRDLPELVEGSRGSLVLFSSRKQMQEVFDGLDRDWRKQVFIQGNLSKQETLNKHKARVDSGESSVLFGLASFAEGVDLPGAYCEHVVIAKIPFAVPDDPVEAALAEWIEARGGNPFMEIAVPDASLRLIQACGRLLRTEADRGTITLLDRRVVTQRYGKAILNALPPFHREIS; encoded by the coding sequence ATGATCAGTACCGAACTCAAATCCCAGATCCAGGGCGCCTACTCGCGTTTTCTCGAAGCCAAAAGCCTCAAGCCACGTTACGGCCAGCGCCTGATGATCGCCGAGGTGGCCAAGGTGCTGGGGGATGTCGAGACCGACGAGGAAGGGCGACGCAGCGGTGACCCGGCGGTGGTCGCGGTGGAGGCCGGGACGGGTACCGGCAAGACCGTCGCCTACACCATCGCGTCGATCCCGGCGGCCAAGGCGGCGGGCAAGCGCCTGGTGATCGCCACCGCCACGGTGGCCCTGCAGGAACAGATCGTCTACAAGGACCTGCCCGACCTGATGCGCAACAGCGGCCTGAACTTCAGCTTCGCCCTGGCCAAGGGGCGTGGCCGCTACATGTGCCTGTCCAAGCTCGACCTGCTGCTGCAGGAAACCAACCAGACCAACGCCACAGCGCAGCTGTTCGAAGAAGAAGGCTTCAAGATCGAGGTCGACGAAGTCAGCCAGAAGCTCTTCAACAGCATGTTGCAGAAGCTGGCCGGCAACAAATGGGACGGCGACCGCGACAGCTGGCCCCAGGAGCTGGACGACCCGACCTGGGCGCGGCTGACCACCGACCACAGCCAGTGCACTGGCCGGCATTGCCCGAACTTCCAGCAGTGCGCCTTCTACAAGGCCCGCGAAGGCATGGGCAAGGTCGACGTGATCGTCACCAACCACGACATGGTGCTTGCCGACCTGGCCCTGGGCGGCGGCGCCGTGCTGCCCGACCCGCGCGACACCATCTACGTGTTCGACGAGGGCCATCACCTGCCCGACAAAGCCATCGGTCACTTCGCCCATTACACTCGGCTGCGTTCCACCGCCGACTGGCTGGAACAGACCGCCAAGAACCTTACCAAGCTGCTGGCCCAGCACCCGTTGCCCGGCGACCTGGGGCGGCTCATCGAACAGGTGCCGGAACTGGCGCGGGAAGTGAAGAACCAGCAGCAGTTCATGTTCGCCGCCTGCGAACAGTTGGCCGATTTTCGCGCCGGTGAAGACATGGAGGGTCGCGAGCGCCCTCGGCACCGCTTCGTGGGCGGGGTGATTCCCGAGCACATCCGTGACATCGGCATCGAACTGAAAAAGGGCTTCTCGCGCCTCAACGACCTGTTCACCCGCCTGGCCGACCTGCTCAAGGAAGGCATGGACGGCGAGGTGAACATCGGCATCGCCAGCCACCAGGCCGAGGAGTGGTATCCGCTGTTCGGCAGCCTGCTGGCCCGTGCCCAGGGCAACTGGGAGCTGTGGACCGCCTTCACCGCCGAAGACCCCGAAGACACGCCGCCGATGGCGCGTTGGCTGACCCTGGCCGACAGCGGCGCGCTGTTCGACATCGAAGTCAACGCCAGCCCGATCCTCGCCGCCGACATGCTGCGCCGCAACCTGTGGAACGTCGCCTACGGCGCCCTGGTGACCTCGGCGACGCTCACCGCGCTGGGCAAGTTCGACCGCTACCGCATGCGCTCCGGCCTGCCCCGCGATGCCGTGACCGCCGTAGTGCCGAGCCCCTTCCACCATGCCGATGCCGGTGTGCTGCGGGTGCCCGACCTCAAGGCCGACCCGCGCAACGCCGCCGAGCACACCGCTGCGATCATCCGCGACCTGCCGGAACTGGTCGAAGGCTCGCGGGGCAGCCTGGTGCTGTTCTCGTCGCGCAAGCAGATGCAGGAAGTGTTCGACGGCCTGGACCGCGACTGGCGCAAGCAGGTGTTCATCCAAGGCAACCTGTCCAAGCAGGAGACCCTCAACAAGCACAAGGCGCGGGTCGACAGCGGCGAGTCCAGCGTGCTGTTCGGTCTGGCCAGCTTCGCCGAGGGCGTCGACCTGCCCGGTGCCTATTGCGAACACGTGGTGATTGCCAAGATCCCCTTCGCCGTACCGGACGACCCGGTGGAGGCGGCGCTGGCCGAGTGGATCGAGGCGCGTGGCGGCAATCCGTTCATGGAAATCGCCGTACCTGACGCCTCGTTGCGTCTGATCCAGGCCTGCGGACGGCTGCTGCGCACCGAGGCCGACCGCGGCACCATTACCCTGCTGGACCGTCGGGTGGTCACCCAACGCTATGGCAAGGCGATTCTCAATGCCCTGCCGCCGTTCCACCGTGAGATTTCCTGA
- a CDS encoding CopD family protein: MTLSSLVYTLHVLAALVWVGGMFFAWMVLRPAIIAALEGPLRLKLWVQVFPRFFAWVWAAVLILPVSGVLVARDKFPSLELAPHYVQAMIGLYVVMVALFLRIHSLQLPELKQAVAAEQWADGAAVLGRIRRIVGINLLLGLAVVALAAARPML, translated from the coding sequence ATGACCCTTTCCAGCCTTGTCTACACCTTGCACGTCCTGGCCGCACTGGTCTGGGTCGGAGGCATGTTCTTCGCCTGGATGGTCCTGCGCCCGGCCATCATCGCAGCCCTGGAGGGGCCGCTACGCCTGAAACTATGGGTCCAGGTGTTTCCGCGTTTCTTCGCCTGGGTGTGGGCGGCGGTGCTGATTCTGCCGGTCAGCGGTGTGCTGGTTGCCCGGGACAAATTTCCCAGCCTGGAGCTTGCGCCGCATTACGTGCAGGCCATGATCGGCCTGTATGTGGTGATGGTCGCGCTGTTCCTGCGTATTCATTCGTTACAGTTGCCGGAGCTGAAACAGGCCGTGGCCGCCGAGCAATGGGCTGACGGCGCCGCCGTGCTGGGGCGCATCCGCCGCATCGTGGGTATCAACCTGCTGCTGGGCCTGGCCGTGGTGGCGTTGGCCGCCGCACGACCGATGCTCTGA
- a CDS encoding collagen-like protein: MRKLLLLAALCSPLAMAQDILVQSHSLLRLPAGGTSLDIQRLEVADYGTLLVPGNITELKVGQLVLGHEARIAIVPSAQPLSLQVGQGQLGSGSQITARGAPGTFEKAPTPGRSLTLRMHELQAERLSVDARGGTGAPGFVGLDGANGQAPGCTWGQAGRGYDGDNGGNGHDGAAGGLVRLELPVAFPAERIEVNVQGGAGGAGGEGGKAGRGGESKGCIVYRAAGGKAGNGGQAGQAGMAGPAGAVNVQRF; this comes from the coding sequence ATGCGTAAGCTGCTGTTGCTCGCTGCCCTGTGCAGCCCCCTGGCGATGGCCCAGGACATCCTGGTGCAGTCGCACTCTTTGCTGCGCCTGCCGGCTGGCGGTACGTCGCTGGATATCCAGCGCCTGGAGGTTGCCGACTACGGCACCCTGCTGGTGCCCGGCAATATCACGGAACTGAAGGTCGGCCAGTTGGTGCTCGGTCACGAGGCGCGCATCGCCATCGTGCCCAGCGCACAGCCGCTCAGCCTGCAAGTGGGGCAGGGGCAACTGGGTAGCGGTAGCCAGATCACCGCCCGCGGTGCGCCTGGCACCTTCGAGAAGGCGCCGACCCCCGGTCGCAGCCTGACCCTGCGTATGCATGAGCTGCAGGCCGAACGCCTGTCGGTGGACGCGCGTGGCGGCACCGGGGCGCCGGGTTTCGTCGGCCTGGATGGCGCCAACGGCCAGGCGCCGGGTTGCACCTGGGGCCAGGCCGGGCGCGGCTATGACGGCGACAATGGCGGCAACGGCCATGATGGCGCCGCCGGCGGTCTGGTGCGCCTGGAGCTGCCAGTGGCCTTTCCGGCCGAGCGTATCGAGGTGAATGTCCAGGGCGGTGCCGGTGGCGCTGGCGGGGAGGGCGGCAAGGCCGGGCGTGGCGGTGAGTCCAAGGGCTGCATCGTCTACCGTGCGGCCGGTGGCAAGGCCGGTAATGGTGGCCAGGCAGGGCAGGCCGGTATGGCCGGGCCTGCCGGTGCGGTCAACGTGCAGCGCTTCTGA
- a CDS encoding DUF1145 domain-containing protein, whose translation MKLFWGLGKLLMLVVWAVILLNLAVRLPGPFDVLFDLAGGLLLAVHVLDILVFNARLRGRPQPWRDRGKIILFGIFHIKAIGTPEVRHA comes from the coding sequence ATGAAACTGTTCTGGGGCTTGGGCAAGCTGCTGATGCTGGTGGTCTGGGCCGTGATTCTGCTCAACCTGGCGGTGAGGTTGCCGGGCCCCTTCGATGTGCTGTTCGACCTGGCCGGCGGCCTGCTGCTGGCGGTCCATGTGCTGGACATCCTTGTGTTCAACGCCCGCCTGCGCGGTCGCCCCCAGCCCTGGCGAGATCGCGGCAAGATCATCCTGTTCGGCATTTTCCATATCAAGGCCATTGGTACACCCGAGGTTCGCCATGCGTAA
- a CDS encoding OmpA family protein, translated as MNMLRTAVPLILVSSVLTGCAGLQKEDWPKCAAGGFLGGAAVGAFQTAAVAASLGGAVGVMAGAYCYVHGDGDDDGDGVPNSRDKCPNTPRGTPVDASGCPLAPPPAPEPVPVAPTPMPREEVININKEVLFEFDSARLTASDRTNLDVIAGRLRKEAANVQLRVTGHTDSVGSDAYNQKLSERRAHSVTDYLISTGVPRASFVSVTGEGEAHPVADNRTAEGRALNRRVEIKINR; from the coding sequence ATGAATATGCTTCGGACAGCTGTACCTTTGATTCTGGTGAGCAGTGTTTTGACGGGTTGTGCGGGTCTGCAGAAGGAAGATTGGCCAAAATGTGCGGCCGGCGGCTTCCTCGGCGGCGCGGCGGTGGGCGCGTTCCAGACCGCGGCGGTGGCGGCCAGCCTGGGTGGCGCGGTCGGCGTGATGGCCGGCGCCTACTGCTACGTGCATGGCGACGGTGACGACGATGGCGACGGTGTACCGAACAGCCGCGACAAGTGCCCGAACACCCCACGCGGCACGCCGGTCGACGCTTCGGGCTGCCCGCTGGCCCCGCCACCGGCGCCAGAGCCGGTCCCGGTCGCCCCTACACCGATGCCTCGTGAAGAAGTCATCAACATCAACAAGGAAGTGCTGTTCGAGTTCGACTCGGCACGCCTGACCGCTTCGGACCGCACCAACCTGGACGTGATCGCCGGGCGCCTGCGCAAAGAAGCCGCCAACGTGCAGCTGCGTGTGACCGGCCATACCGACAGCGTCGGCAGTGACGCCTACAACCAGAAGCTGTCCGAGCGCCGTGCCCATTCGGTGACCGACTACCTGATCAGCACCGGCGTGCCGCGTGCTTCGTTCGTCTCGGTAACCGGTGAAGGCGAGGCCCATCCTGTGGCTGACAACCGCACCGCCGAAGGCCGTGCCCTGAACCGTCGCGTCGAGATCAAGATCAACCGCTGA
- a CDS encoding DUF6231 family protein — MTAGFSTRTPQQALAALLDRYVPARLLLIGAEDFPALQAFREAHPQTHVAVAGPGPLPAELAAQRFDLALVVDCLEHMPRRDGLQLLGGIRNLNASRIAVLADLAACGWQETDFFALALQASERFARNEQVLTLFTYDLREYKQVPDWLNAKFWANPENFGKYWW; from the coding sequence ATGACTGCCGGTTTTTCCACCCGCACCCCGCAGCAAGCCCTGGCCGCCCTGCTCGACCGCTACGTCCCGGCACGCTTGCTGCTGATCGGCGCCGAAGACTTTCCGGCCCTGCAGGCGTTCCGCGAGGCACACCCGCAAACGCACGTGGCCGTCGCCGGCCCCGGCCCGCTGCCCGCCGAGCTGGCCGCGCAGCGCTTCGACCTGGCGCTGGTGGTCGATTGCCTGGAACACATGCCGCGCCGTGACGGCCTGCAACTGCTGGGCGGCATCCGCAACCTCAACGCCAGCCGCATCGCCGTACTGGCCGACCTGGCGGCCTGCGGCTGGCAGGAAACCGACTTCTTCGCCCTGGCCCTGCAGGCCAGCGAGCGCTTCGCCCGGAATGAGCAAGTGCTGACGCTGTTCACCTACGACCTGCGTGAATACAAGCAGGTGCCGGACTGGCTGAATGCCAAGTTCTGGGCCAACCCGGAAAACTTCGGCAAATACTGGTGGTAA
- a CDS encoding YitT family protein, which produces MHPLDQQTPQALVGHPVHSLHSRSGNPAGPHAESRGAGRTDTPLDSPTTYPRHTAVDDAYGLFTGITLAATGIAILGQSGLITGGIAGMALLGSFLSPYSAALLVPLINVPFLLFALFTMGRSFALKSVLVSFALGAGVKLVSPALNASGINPEIGWVIGGTLLGMGILCLARHNASMGGTGAMVLWIQRRFAINAGISQLVCDCILFGVAAFFMPADKLIWSLIGTVAMNLVLIRWHKPGRYRG; this is translated from the coding sequence ATGCATCCACTCGATCAGCAGACGCCGCAGGCCCTCGTCGGCCATCCCGTCCACTCGCTACACAGCCGCTCTGGCAACCCCGCCGGCCCGCACGCCGAGAGCAGGGGAGCAGGCCGCACAGACACGCCACTCGACAGCCCTACCACCTACCCCCGGCACACCGCTGTGGACGATGCCTACGGGCTGTTCACCGGCATCACCCTGGCCGCTACCGGCATCGCCATCCTCGGTCAAAGCGGGCTGATTACCGGCGGTATCGCCGGCATGGCGCTGCTCGGCTCGTTCCTCAGTCCTTATTCGGCCGCCTTGCTGGTGCCGTTGATCAACGTGCCGTTCCTGCTGTTCGCCCTGTTCACCATGGGCCGCAGCTTCGCCCTCAAGAGCGTGCTGGTGAGCTTCGCGTTGGGCGCGGGGGTCAAGCTGGTGTCACCGGCGCTCAATGCTTCGGGAATCAATCCGGAGATTGGCTGGGTAATTGGCGGCACGCTGTTGGGTATGGGCATCCTGTGCCTGGCCCGGCACAACGCGTCGATGGGCGGCACGGGGGCCATGGTGCTGTGGATTCAGCGCCGGTTCGCGATCAACGCGGGCATCTCCCAGCTGGTCTGCGACTGCATCCTGTTCGGCGTGGCGGCGTTCTTCATGCCGGCCGACAAGCTGATCTGGTCGCTGATCGGCACCGTGGCGATGAATCTGGTGCTGATCCGCTGGCACAAGCCGGGTCGCTATCGCGGCTGA
- a CDS encoding Lrp/AsnC family transcriptional regulator, producing the protein MQKNHLDDIDRRILQILSRDARASLQEIGKQVGLSSSPCWQRIKRMEESGLIQGYQARIDMAGLGYGEGLIVMVTLDLHGDEAMQKFEQAVAEIPEIIEACLVSGEYDYFLRLAVRDTRDYERLLREKLYKIPGLRHSVSSFVLRQLKATTAPL; encoded by the coding sequence ATGCAAAAAAACCATCTCGACGACATAGACCGACGCATTCTCCAGATCCTCAGCCGCGATGCCCGCGCCAGCCTGCAGGAAATCGGCAAGCAGGTCGGCCTGTCGTCCAGCCCTTGCTGGCAGCGGATCAAGCGCATGGAAGAGTCCGGCCTTATCCAGGGCTACCAGGCACGTATCGACATGGCCGGGCTCGGCTATGGCGAAGGCCTGATCGTGATGGTGACCCTGGACCTGCATGGTGATGAAGCCATGCAGAAGTTCGAACAGGCGGTGGCCGAGATACCCGAGATCATTGAAGCGTGCCTGGTGTCGGGCGAGTACGATTACTTCCTGCGCCTGGCCGTGCGCGACACCCGCGACTACGAGCGCCTGCTGCGCGAGAAACTGTACAAAATCCCCGGCTTGCGACACTCGGTGTCGAGCTTCGTACTGCGTCAGCTAAAGGCCACCACTGCCCCGCTGTAG
- a CDS encoding YchJ family protein has protein sequence MNSASCPCGSGDLLASCCGRFHGGQPAPCAERLMRSRYSAYVLGEVDYLLGTTLPAQQPGLDRQAIAQWSAQSTWLGLDVESTEVLGGKPEHAFVTFTARWHDEQGEHSHRERSAFVQNQGRWYFIDPTVPLKAGRNDACPCGSGQKFKKCCAAYL, from the coding sequence ATGAATAGCGCCAGTTGCCCCTGCGGCAGCGGCGACCTGCTGGCCAGCTGCTGCGGACGTTTTCATGGCGGGCAGCCGGCGCCCTGCGCCGAACGGCTGATGCGCTCGCGCTACAGCGCCTACGTGCTGGGTGAAGTGGATTATCTGCTGGGCACCACCTTGCCGGCGCAGCAACCAGGCCTCGATCGCCAGGCCATCGCCCAATGGAGCGCACAGAGCACCTGGCTGGGCCTGGACGTGGAAAGCACCGAGGTGCTGGGCGGCAAGCCAGAGCATGCCTTCGTGACCTTCACCGCGCGCTGGCACGACGAACAGGGCGAACACAGCCACCGCGAGCGTTCGGCCTTCGTGCAGAACCAGGGGCGCTGGTATTTCATCGACCCCACCGTGCCGCTCAAGGCTGGCCGCAACGACGCCTGCCCCTGTGGCAGCGGGCAGAAATTCAAGAAGTGCTGCGCAGCTTATCTATAA
- a CDS encoding LEA type 2 family protein: MANPALICTRIGLLALLLGALGGCASWWGGEPYQPPGLRLVKVEPVKMRLLQQDFRLYFEIDNRNDSRLFVRGLHYKVMLGELTLAEDRVSDWFFVAPHSHELYEVPVRTNLWRYAKPIAERLRQRDRPIPYRLEGRLKTGLLFRDSVRIGINGEIMGADSIMELPR; encoded by the coding sequence ATGGCGAACCCGGCATTGATCTGCACCCGCATTGGCCTGCTGGCCCTGCTGCTCGGCGCGCTGGGCGGCTGCGCCAGCTGGTGGGGCGGCGAACCCTATCAGCCACCGGGCCTGCGTCTGGTGAAGGTCGAGCCGGTGAAAATGCGTCTGCTGCAGCAGGACTTTCGCCTGTATTTCGAGATCGACAACCGTAATGACTCGCGCCTGTTCGTGCGCGGGCTGCACTACAAGGTGATGCTCGGCGAGCTGACCCTGGCCGAAGACCGGGTCAGCGACTGGTTCTTCGTCGCCCCGCACAGCCATGAACTCTACGAGGTGCCGGTGCGCACCAACCTGTGGCGCTACGCCAAACCCATCGCCGAGCGCCTGCGCCAGCGTGACCGGCCGATCCCCTACCGGCTCGAAGGCCGGCTCAAGACCGGGTTGCTGTTCAGGGACAGCGTGCGTATCGGCATCAATGGCGAGATAATGGGCGCCGATTCAATCATGGAGTTACCCCGATGA
- a CDS encoding SEC-C metal-binding domain-containing protein, which yields MNQPHVHGPDCNHDHDHDHHHHGHVHGPHCNHEPQEPVRNALKDVGRNDPCPCGSEKKFKKCHGA from the coding sequence ATGAACCAACCCCACGTCCACGGTCCTGACTGCAACCACGATCATGACCACGACCATCATCACCACGGCCATGTACATGGTCCGCACTGCAACCACGAGCCTCAAGAGCCGGTGCGCAACGCCCTGAAGGACGTCGGTCGCAACGACCCCTGTCCCTGCGGCAGCGAGAAGAAATTCAAGAAGTGCCACGGCGCCTGA
- a CDS encoding glutathione binding-like protein produces MIDLYYWTTPNGHKITLFLEEAGLPYRVIPVNIAKNEQFAPAFLEIAPNNRIPAIVDQAPADAGEPLSLFESGAILQYLAEKTGRFLPADLRGRQETLQWLYWQMGGLGPMAGQNHHFNRAAPEKLPYAIKRYVDETVRLYGVLNKRLADRPFVAGSEYSIADMAIYPWIARHPWQSLNLDDFAHVRRWFDTIAERDATRRAYAVAERINPTPP; encoded by the coding sequence ATGATCGACCTGTATTACTGGACCACCCCCAACGGCCACAAGATCACCCTGTTCCTTGAGGAGGCCGGGCTGCCTTACCGGGTCATCCCGGTGAACATCGCCAAGAACGAGCAGTTCGCCCCCGCCTTCCTGGAAATCGCCCCCAACAACCGCATCCCGGCCATCGTCGATCAGGCACCGGCCGATGCCGGCGAGCCGCTGAGCCTGTTCGAGTCCGGGGCCATCCTGCAGTACCTGGCAGAAAAGACCGGGCGCTTTCTGCCCGCCGACCTGCGCGGCCGCCAGGAAACCCTGCAATGGCTGTACTGGCAGATGGGCGGGCTGGGGCCCATGGCCGGGCAGAATCACCACTTCAACCGCGCCGCTCCGGAAAAACTGCCCTACGCGATCAAGCGCTACGTAGACGAGACCGTACGGCTGTATGGCGTACTGAACAAGCGTCTGGCGGACCGACCGTTCGTCGCCGGCAGCGAGTACAGCATCGCTGACATGGCCATCTATCCATGGATTGCAAGGCACCCGTGGCAGAGCCTGAACCTGGACGACTTCGCTCACGTCAGGCGCTGGTTCGACACCATCGCCGAGCGGGACGCCACCCGCCGCGCCTACGCCGTGGCCGAGCGCATCAACCCTACCCCGCCCTGA
- a CDS encoding penicillin acylase family protein, with protein sequence MASLVPSRSPSRLGLAAATAGFLGLAGCQLGGEDASTLLPASGTVAIKGLAQNVSIRRNPQGMALIESSSFHDALFSLGYLHAGERAGQMFGMRLLAQGRLAEVAGAEALPVDRLMRAANLKRSASELYKSASPRLQKFFEVYARGVNAYLFRYRDKLPAELADYRLEYWQPEDSALIFALLSFNQSVNLQEELGALALSQKVSADKLAWLLPTWPDEALPFAEADKLKGLSLAGQGQALNDLNRVARQLADLNLMGNALSSQWAVGPQRSRSGKSLLASEMQVPAGPGAGWSLVQINAPKYQASGVTLAGLPLQLSGFNGKLAWSMGSLKGDNQDLFLEKLKRDNGRVQYLADGKWLPAASHQETFLVKGGQPVRETVYSTRHGDLLDTGNGALGLALQLPDFKDDKSLDAFFDLSRATNVERGFDSSREIRAIGLNMLFADAGHVAWQVTGRYPNRRDGQGLLPSPGWDGRYDWDGFADAMLHPYDQDPQQGWLGTAGNRVAPKGYGMQLSNSWGYPSRAERLAELANAGKQDVRSSIAMQYDQNTPFATRLKQMFEAPGMAKPLKQAIDALPETERGKAREAYSRLMAFDGNLSAGSADAALFELFLQESARLTFQDELGGADSPAWQALVAQARSTWSAQADHLLGRDDSPFWDDTRTAQKEDKPTILARSLAAAINAGESQLGSDHKAWQWGKLHRYDWSPSRNPLARYLGGEGRFEHAPVPFGGDHGSLAAAPYAWGQDFNVLPAASLRMIIDFSQSEPLQAVVSTGQSGNPASPYYANSIDAWLKAQYSTLPVQQQNYERGYGKQRLTLTPGK encoded by the coding sequence ATGGCCTCGCTTGTCCCTTCCCGTTCGCCTTCCCGCCTCGGCCTGGCCGCCGCCACCGCCGGTTTTCTCGGCCTTGCCGGCTGCCAGTTGGGCGGCGAAGACGCTTCGACCCTGCTGCCAGCTTCCGGCACCGTGGCCATCAAGGGCCTGGCCCAGAATGTCTCGATCCGCCGCAACCCGCAGGGTATGGCGCTGATCGAGAGCAGTTCGTTCCACGACGCGCTGTTCAGCCTCGGCTACCTGCACGCCGGCGAGCGCGCCGGGCAGATGTTCGGCATGCGCCTGCTGGCCCAGGGCCGCCTGGCCGAGGTCGCCGGTGCCGAGGCGCTGCCGGTGGACCGCCTGATGCGCGCCGCCAACCTCAAGCGCAGCGCCAGCGAGCTGTACAAGTCGGCCTCGCCACGCCTGCAGAAGTTCTTCGAAGTCTATGCCCGCGGGGTCAACGCCTACCTGTTCCGCTACCGCGACAAGCTGCCGGCGGAATTGGCCGACTACCGCCTGGAATACTGGCAACCGGAAGACTCGGCGCTGATCTTCGCGCTGCTGAGCTTCAACCAGTCGGTCAACCTGCAAGAAGAACTCGGCGCCCTGGCGCTGAGCCAGAAGGTCAGTGCCGACAAGCTCGCCTGGCTGCTGCCGACCTGGCCCGACGAGGCCCTGCCGTTCGCCGAGGCCGACAAACTCAAGGGCCTGAGCCTGGCCGGCCAGGGCCAGGCGTTGAACGACCTGAACCGCGTGGCCCGGCAACTGGCCGACCTCAACCTGATGGGCAACGCGCTGTCCAGCCAGTGGGCGGTAGGCCCGCAGCGCAGCCGCAGCGGCAAGAGCCTGCTGGCCAGCGAGATGCAGGTGCCTGCCGGACCTGGCGCTGGCTGGAGCCTGGTGCAGATCAACGCCCCCAAGTACCAGGCCTCTGGCGTGACCCTGGCTGGCCTGCCGCTGCAGCTCAGCGGCTTCAACGGCAAGCTGGCGTGGAGCATGGGCAGCCTGAAGGGTGACAACCAGGATCTGTTCCTGGAAAAGCTCAAGCGCGACAACGGCCGCGTGCAGTACCTGGCCGACGGCAAATGGCTGCCAGCGGCCAGCCACCAGGAAACCTTCCTGGTCAAGGGCGGCCAGCCGGTGCGCGAAACCGTCTACAGCACCCGCCATGGCGACCTGCTCGACACCGGCAACGGTGCCCTGGGGCTGGCCCTGCAGCTGCCGGACTTCAAGGATGACAAGAGCCTCGACGCGTTCTTCGACCTGTCCCGCGCCACCAACGTGGAACGCGGCTTCGACAGCAGCCGCGAGATCCGCGCCATCGGCCTGAACATGCTGTTCGCCGACGCCGGCCATGTGGCCTGGCAGGTCACCGGCCGCTACCCGAACCGTCGCGACGGCCAAGGCCTGCTGCCCTCGCCGGGCTGGGACGGCCGCTACGACTGGGACGGCTTCGCCGACGCCATGCTCCACCCCTACGACCAGGACCCGCAGCAAGGCTGGCTGGGCACCGCCGGCAACCGCGTGGCGCCCAAGGGCTACGGCATGCAGCTGTCCAACAGCTGGGGCTACCCGTCACGTGCCGAACGCCTGGCCGAGCTGGCCAACGCCGGCAAGCAGGACGTGCGCAGCAGCATCGCCATGCAGTACGACCAGAACACACCATTCGCCACGCGGCTCAAGCAGATGTTCGAGGCACCGGGCATGGCCAAGCCGCTCAAGCAGGCCATCGACGCGCTGCCCGAAACCGAGCGCGGCAAGGCGCGGGAAGCCTACAGCCGGCTGATGGCCTTCGACGGCAACCTGAGCGCCGGCTCCGCCGATGCCGCCCTGTTTGAGCTGTTCTTGCAGGAAAGCGCACGGCTGACCTTCCAGGACGAACTCGGCGGCGCCGACAGCCCGGCCTGGCAGGCCCTGGTGGCGCAGGCGCGTTCGACCTGGTCGGCGCAGGCCGACCACCTGCTGGGCCGCGACGACAGCCCGTTCTGGGACGACACGCGCACCGCGCAGAAAGAAGACAAGCCAACGATTCTGGCACGCAGCCTGGCTGCGGCGATCAACGCCGGGGAAAGCCAGTTGGGCAGTGACCACAAGGCCTGGCAGTGGGGCAAGCTGCACCGCTACGACTGGAGCCCGTCGCGCAACCCACTGGCCCGCTACCTGGGCGGTGAAGGCCGCTTCGAGCACGCCCCGGTGCCTTTTGGTGGCGACCACGGCAGCCTGGCCGCCGCGCCTTACGCCTGGGGCCAGGACTTCAACGTCCTGCCGGCCGCCAGCCTGCGCATGATCATCGACTTCAGCCAGAGCGAACCCTTGCAGGCGGTAGTCAGCACCGGCCAGTCGGGCAACCCGGCCAGCCCGTACTACGCCAACAGCATCGACGCTTGGCTGAAAGCGCAGTACAGCACCCTGCCGGTACAGCAACAGAACTACGAACGCGGCTACGGCAAGCAGCGCCTGACCCTCACCCCCGGCAAATAA